The genomic interval AACACCGGATTGGCAGGAAAATTGCCAATCTCTACCGTCACTATCATACCGATTGCTATGTAATATCATATCCAAAATGTGGCAGAACTTGGCTTAGGGTAATGCTAGCTAAAGCTCTCGCTCTCTACTTTGGAGATCCGAGAGATATAGTATTCGACCCTATAGATGTGATCCGTAATAACTACCAGCGGGGGCCTCTCATCCGGTTCACCCACGATGGTATTTTTAAATCCCCAGCCATAGTAACCAAACCGGGCGAGAAGCGATACCAGCAGTATACCCGCAAGAAAGTTGTTTTTTTGGTCCGGGACCCTAGGGACGTCTTGGTTTCAAATTACTTCCAACGGGCCAGGCGCAGAAATGAAAGCTACGATCTTGGATATTTTGTTAGACATCAGTGGTGGGGGATAGATAGAGTCGTTGCCTTTATGAAAGGATGGTATGAACACAGGCATGTTCCTTCAGATTTCCTCCTTGTCCGATATGAAGACTTGCACCGTAATCCTGCTGGGGAGCTTCACAGGATACTCACATTCGTCGACCTAGAGGATGTCTCAGACGAGATAGTCAGAACCTCTGTTGATTACGCCAGCTTCGACAATATGCTCAAGATGTCATTGAACGAGTTAAGTGAGGAACCTAGACTTGCGCCAGCAGATCCGCAGGACCCAGAGAGCTTTAAAATGAGAAGAGGGGAGATTGGGGGGTACAAGAGATACTTGTCGGCCGCTGATGTGGAGTATGTCGAAGAGAGAATTCGCCGCGAATTACCTTTGTCTTTTGGATACACCCATTCTGGATCGTGATGATAAAAGTAGACTGGAACGAGTATACCTCCAAACTTAAAGGTGCTACCGGAACTGATATTGAGTTGATACAACAGGTAATGCAAAGCGACATTTTGTACTAGGTAAGATTTCAGATGCATCCTCTGAGAGAATAAAAAAAGGAGTCAAGCAAAACAATTTTTTTAAATTGACTTCAGCCTATTACTAAACGGATTATGGAAATCCTTAAGGGCAGTAA from Nitrospinota bacterium carries:
- a CDS encoding sulfotransferase domain-containing protein; amino-acid sequence: MKVQPALKRFILKSRIGRKIVNLLKHRIGRKIANLYRHYHTDCYVISYPKCGRTWLRVMLAKALALYFGDPRDIVFDPIDVIRNNYQRGPLIRFTHDGIFKSPAIVTKPGEKRYQQYTRKKVVFLVRDPRDVLVSNYFQRARRRNESYDLGYFVRHQWWGIDRVVAFMKGWYEHRHVPSDFLLVRYEDLHRNPAGELHRILTFVDLEDVSDEIVRTSVDYASFDNMLKMSLNELSEEPRLAPADPQDPESFKMRRGEIGGYKRYLSAADVEYVEERIRRELPLSFGYTHSGS